From the Penicillium oxalicum strain HP7-1 chromosome V, whole genome shotgun sequence genome, one window contains:
- a CDS encoding H/ACA ribonucleoprotein complex subunit CBF5, which produces MAAVNNMEVDYTIKPQALTPSSSSEDWPLLLKNYEKLLVRTGHFTPIPAGASPLKRDLKSYISSGVINLDKPSNPSSHEVVAWMKRILRADKTGHSGTLDPKVTGCLIVCIDRATRLVKSQQGAGKEYVCVIRLHDKIPGGEAQFRRALETLTGALFQRPPLISAVKRQLRIRTIHESKLYEFDNERHLGVFWVSCEAGTYIRTLCVHLGLLLGVGAHMQELRRVRSGAMSEESGMVTLHDVLDAQWVYDNQRDESYLRRVIKPLESLLTTYKRIVVKDSAVNAVCYGAKLMIPGLLRFESGIEVNEEVVLMTTKGEAIAIGIAQMSTVELTTCDHGVVAKVKRCIMERDLYPRRWGLGPTALEKKKLKSAGKLDKYGRVNEATPAKWKSEYKDFNAPLEDGEQPAAVVATTTTTVVPVPAATEEAESPEAEDAEEDGDDDKKKRKRHDGETAEEKAERKRKKKEKKEKKERRKSKQAEDSDDSD; this is translated from the exons ATGGCCGCCGTCAACAACATGGAGGTGGACTACACCATTAAGCCCCAGGCGCTTACgccatcctcttccagtGAGGACTGGCCTCTTCTGTTGAAGAACTACGAGAAGC TGCTCGTCCGCACCGGTCACTTCACCCCCATCCCTGCCGGTGCTTCTCCCCTGAAGCGTGACCTGAAGTCCTACATCAGCTCTGGCGTGATCAACCTGGACAAGCCTTCCAACCCCTCTTCCCATGAGGTTGTCGCGTGGATGAAGCGCATCCTCAG AGCCGACAAGACTGGTCACAGCGGTACTCTCGATCCCAAGGTCACTGGCTGTTTGATCGTCTGCATTGACCGTGCCACCCGCCTGGTCAAGTCCCAGCAGGGTGCTGGTAAGGAGTATGTCTGTGTTATCCGTCTGCACGACAAGATTCCCGGTGGCGAGGCCCAGTTCCGTCGCGCCCTCGAGACTCTCACCGGTGCGCTGTTCCAGCGTCCCCCTTTGATTTCGGCCGTCAAGCGTCAGCTCCGTATCCGTACCATCCACGAGAGCAAGCTTTACGAGTTCGACAACGAGCGCCACCTTGGTGTCTTCTGGGTCAGCTGTGAGGCTGGTACCTACATCCGTACCCTCTGTGTCCACCTGGGTCTTCTGCTCGGTGTTGGTGCCCACATGCAGGAGCTGCGCCGTGTTCGCAGTGGTGCCATGAGCGAGGAGAGTGGCATGGTTACTCTTCACGACGTTCTGGATGCCCAGTGGGTCTACGACAACCAGCGTGATGAGAGCTATCTGCGCCGCGTTATCAAGCCTCTGGAGAGTCTGCTCACCACCTACAAGCGTATTGTCGTCAAGGACAGCGCTGTCAATGCCGTCTGCTACGGTGCCAAGCTCATGATTCCCGGTCTTTTGCGTTTCG AATCCGGCATTGAGGTCAACGAGGAGGTCGTCCTGATGACCACCAAGGGTGAGGCCATTGCCATTGGTATTGCCCAGATGTCCACCGTCGAGCTCACCACCTGCGACCACGGTGTTGTTGCCAAGGTCAAGCGCTGCATCATGGAGCGTGACCTCTACCCCCGCCGCTGGGGCCTGGGCCCTACTgctctggagaagaagaagctgaagTCTGCCGGCAAGCTCGACAAGTACGGCCGTGTCAACGAGGCCACCCCCGCCAAGTGGAAGAGCGAGTACAAGGACTTCAACGCTCCTCTGGAGGATGGTGAGCAGCCCGCCGCTGTGGTGgctaccaccaccaccaccgtggTTCCTGTGCCCGCCGCCACTGAGGAGGCCGAGTCTcccgaggccgaggatgccgaggaggatggtgacgatgacaagaagaagcgcaagcgtcACGATGGCGAGactgccgaggagaaggccgagcgcaagcgcaagaagaaggagaagaaggaaaagaaggagcgCCGAAAGTCCAAGCAGGCCGAGGACAGCGATGATAGCGACTAG